Below is a genomic region from Alosa alosa isolate M-15738 ecotype Scorff River chromosome 24, AALO_Geno_1.1, whole genome shotgun sequence.
gagtgatgacagtgaagatgtgtgtgtgtgggcgggagggtggagcagtgtgtgtgtagtgtgtgtgtgggcggaggaggagcagtgtgtgtgtagtgtgtgtgtgggcgggaggggagtggagcagtgtgtgtgtgtagtgtgtgtgtgggtgggaggggagtggagcagtgaacTCCTGGCAACGCTTCCATAATGGTCTTCACATTTAGACTAGAGAATTGTCTTTTGGGGGCTCCTGGGCGCTGGGTTGTTTTTATAACTCACATATTCCCCAGCACAGAGCTGGGCACTGGGTTGTTTTTATAACTCACATTTTCCCCAGCACAGagctgtggcctactgcttAGAGAACACCATAGCATGAAGACTCCACACAGGTTCCCTTCTGCAGAGGTGGATAGAACGCTTCATAGGAGTCGCTTATCTAGAACCTTATTGTCTTATTAGTTCCATTCTGTATgatctgtgtgagagagtctgaCTGACCAGAGTTATGAAGAACCTCAGAGTGTTCCGTTGGTTCTGTTCTTTAAGTGTGTTCTATTTTGGAACCTGATCTGTGTGTCAGCCAGACTGACCACATGTTAAAATTAGAGCACCCTGGTATAATCTGTGGTCAGTGTCTTCGGCGCCTTCATGGTGTGTCATTGGTCAAGAAGATGCAgggcaagtgagtgtgtgtgtgtgtgtgtgtgtgtgctgtcgaCAGGAATCTTCAGCTGTcgctggagagaaagagaagtgttTGGTcaccaccacagacacacacacacacacacacacactctcccacataCTCGCActtcagacgcacacacacacacacacacacagtctctctcacacacagtcatacttcagacacacactctctctctcacacacacacatattcactcactccctctcacacacacaaacacactcatacttcagacacacaccctctctctcacacacacacacattcactcactctctcccacaaacacacatttgtacttcagacacacactctcactctctctctctctctctcacacacacatattcactcactccctctcacacacacatttgtacttCAGACATACACCctcactatctcacacacagacacacacacacacatacacacatgcacacacacagactcaaacacatacacacacacacacacacacacacacacacagaccagacacacacacacacacacagacacacacacagacacacacagaccacacacacacacacacacacagaccacacacacacacacagaccacacacacacacacacacagacacacacacacttgtacttTCTCTGCCTCCCTGCCATTTTCTCATCTGCACCCTCTTGCGTCCTACTCAACGTTCCCGATGTTAGAAGGctgacaatgtgacgtcaaatgACGATCTCTTTGGCTTCCAGGGTTTTGGCAGTAGTAGCACAGTGGCCCCCTTACCACTCTATTTTTTCAGCTGAGTCGACAAACCGAAaccggaagatggactagttcgagggcaagcgagagttgcagttcGAGGACATCGTTTTGTTACAGTCAgaagccttttcacaacagcgacacctctgttcaggagaatattacaACTAGTGTGGTGACCACCATACCGCTACATATAAATGGTTCTGACTCCCGTGGCACATTGCCAGCTACAGGTCGGGAGTGGTGAGTATGTAgaagccttctctctctctctctctctctctttctctccctctctctctctctctctctctcctctctctctctctctctctctctctatctctcctctctctctctctctctctcctctctccctctctccctctctctctctctctctctctctctctctctctccctctctctctctctctctctcttctctctctccctctctctctctctctctctctctctcgctctctctccctgctagTGTATGGTGGAGACCGGTGTTCTATAGTGGAGACCAGTGTTCTATTCAGGAGACCAGTGTTCTATCTCCCTGCTAGTGTATGGTGGAGACCGGTGTTCTATAGTGGAGACCAGTGTTCTATTCAGGAGACCAGTGTTCTATCTCCCTGCTAGTGAATGGTGGAGACCGGTGTTCTATAGTGGAGACAGGTGTTCTATCTCCCTGGTAGCGAATTGTTGAGACCAGTATTCTATTTTTCCTGGCATTAGTCCAGACGGGGTTATATCTCCATGGTAACGTTGTGTATGTTGCAGACGGGTGTTCTATCTCCATGGTAACGTTGTGTATGGTGCAGACGGGTGTTCTATCTCCATGGTAACGTTGTGTATGGTGCAGACGGGTGTTCTGTCTCCCTGGTAAAGCTGTGTTCACTTCTCTCCCATGCGGCTGTGTGTTTCTATGGCTGTCCCTCACCCACAGAGGCATTCAAAGctgctgacgtgtgtgtgtgtgtgtgtgtgtgtgtgtgtgtgtgtgtgtggactagcTGTCAAATTAGCCTCTCATTCAACAAGGCCCTGAGAATAGAGTAGTCTGCCTTTATCAAGCTCTGCCTCCCTGGAGTCTGGGagcatgtgcgcgcacacacacacacacacacacacaccaatgctacactgcgcacacacacacacactctctctctctcacacacacacacacacacacatactacactgtgcatcactttggataaaagtgtccaGTCTGCTGCATGACTAAAAGTAATGGTCAGATGGGACCCTATGATGGTCACGGCGGgtccagtgctgtgctgtgtgtaatGCATCCCCACTGCTgtccagtgctgtgctgtgtgtaatGCATCCCCACTGCTgtccagtgctgtgctgtgctgtgtgtaatGCATCCCCACTGCTgtccagtgctgtgctgtgtgtaatGCATCCCCACTGCTGGTATTTATAGTGCAGACCCCAcatcacacagaacacagaacagcaTGGCCTACTgcccacagaacacagaacagcaTGGCCTGcctcacagaacacagaacacagaacagcaTGGCCTACTGctcacagaacacagaacacagaacagcaTGGCCTACTgcccacagaacacagaacagcaTGGCCTACTgcccacagaacacagaacagcaTGGCCTACTGcctacagaacacagaacacagaacagcaTGGCCTACTGcctacagaacacagaacacagaacagcaTGGCCTACTGcctacagaacacagaacagcaTGGCCTACTGcctacagaacacagaacacagaacagcaTGGCCTACTgcccacagaacacagaacagcaTGGCCTACTgcccacagaacacagaacacagaacagcaTGGCCTACTGcctacagaacacagaacagcaTGGCCTACTGcctacagaacacagaacagcaTGGCCTACTGcctacagaacacagaacacagaacagcaTGGCCTACTGcctacagaacacagaacagcatacaacaaatgcatgtgtgtgtgctgcgatcatatgacactgtgtgtgtgtgtatgtgtgtgctgcgaTCATAtgacactgtgtatgtgtgtgtgtgtgtgtgtgtgtgtgtgtgctgcgatCATacgacactgtgtgtgtgtgtgtgtgtgtgtgtgtgtgtgcgatcatacgacacacctgtgtgtgtgtgctgcaatcatacgacactgtgtgtgtgtgtgtgtgtgtgtgtgtgtgtgtgatcatacgacacacctgtgtgtgtgtgtgtgtgatcatacggcactgtgtgtgtgtgcgctgcgaTCATGTCTCTGTGGTGGACCTTGTCATGACTTTAGTGCTGGTGTTATTCTAAGGCTTTAAAAAAACAGACTTGAGCCAGACTTGAGCCAGACTTGAGCCTTGAGTCAATGTGAATATCCAGTCGGCAGACCACAGTAAAGGTGGCATATCTATAATACTGTACACTGGCATATCTATAATAGACTGGCATTTCTATAATACTGTACACTGGTATATCTATAATAGACTGGCATATCTATAATACACTGGCATGTCTATAATACACTGGCATGTCTATAATACACTGGCATATCTATAACACACTGGCATATCTATAATAGACTGGCATATCTAACACACTGGCATATCTAATACACTGGCATATCTATAATACACTGGAATGTCAATAATACACTGGCATATCTATAATACACTGGCATATCTAATACACTGGCATATCTATCTAGGGTCCTGTGTAATACTGACATATCTATAATACACTGCCATATCTATAATACACTGGCATAACTACCTAGGGTCCTGTGTCTGGCATATCTACAATACACTGGCATATCTAATACTCTGGCATATATAAATAATACACTGGCATATATATAATAGACTGGCATATCTACAATACACTGACATAGCTATAATACACTGACATATCTATAATACACTGGCATATCTATCTAGGGTCCTGTGTAATTCACTGTCATATCTATAATAGACTGGCATATCTATAATAGACTGGCATATATATAATACATTGGCATATCTATAACACACTGGCATATCTATAATACACTGGCATATCTATCTAGGGGAGCTGTCCACTCGTGTGTGGTTCTGAAGTTGCTTAAAGTGTCTTTTTCTTCACCATTATAAAAAGGATATTTTCTTGACCATTTAAAAGGTAatgctttgtttgtttctgtgatcCCTTGTAAAACGAATTCCTACCACTAAACTACCACCGTGAGGTCGTCCATGCTTTTAGCACAGCTCTGGGCAATGAAACGGGTTACGTGGACTAAACCACCCACTATTCTCGGATCAGTCGGTCTTATGTCATGTGTTGTGCTACTGCCGGGCCGGCACGCTCCCAGTAGGCTATATCCCGTATCGGTGCGTAAACCCCCGTTCATCCCGGGGTCAATCATCACGACCGGGCTCCGTGGCCCGAGCTGCACTCCATTCCGCGTGGCCCGCTGACAGACATGATCCTACACCGTCGCCTGATAATTGGAGTGTTTTCCCCCTCCCCTCGCTCACATGATGCGCTAAACTCTTACAGTTTCTCACATTGAGAGAGTTATGTCCACAGACATATTAACAGCACCTGTGGAGACGGCGGCTGTTTTTTAGCGTACATATTTGTGTCGGGCATTAAGCCTTGTCTGCAGTATGTAACAAAACACGCTGCACATAACATCCTGGTTTAAAATAGCCATTTTCGCATTTCGTCACCATCGCTATATTTGTAGGCTAGCAAGTATGGATTTTAAAGACCAAGGGCAACATGTATCCCACAGACAACAGTGGCGCGCGCGGGGATAAGCGCCGAGTCCACTCTGGATATCTGGGAGCCATCACAACTTACACGCGCAGCCTGAGTCCTGTCTTTTTTAGGAATTCCCGGGGTTTTGTCGGTAGGCTCGATATACAGAGGGGGGCGGTTGCGCACTGGCGACTACTGGCGCACATTCCCATCTGTTTTGTGCACTTTTGTCCCACGCGCGGCTCTGGAATGCGCGAACTGCTTCTGTCGCCAGAGGCATCTGAAATGACAGTCTCGAGCGCCACACAAACAACTGTCGGTGAGAGAGGCTGCAGAGCCCGAGGACACCGCTAGAACACGCAGGCGGAAAGCAGGTGGAGTTCCAGGACCGTGTGTGTGGCTTCCTATTCTGTGTCAGATTGGGATTTTTCCCCCTTTTCACCAGCAGCACATCGGGGATTAAATACAAGGGACAATGGAAGCCTCTGAGAAGACCCTAATCTACCAGGAAGACGCTGATCCCGTTAGGAAGCTGATGACCAACACCTATTTAAACACGACCACGGGGCCAGAAGAAGGCGAATATGTGGATTTAAACAATTTGTTGGATGTTAAGGTGGGCGACATGAAAACAGTCAAAGTAACTTTTACAGGCGAAGGGGGACAGTTGGCCATATATAAAAGCAGCTCCGTTTCAAACGGTTCGCCTTCGATGAACAACGCGTCCGGGGAGGTCGAAGACTCCGGTAAATCAGCCGACCCTGCCACCATTGGCAGTAAATCTATTAATCACCAAAGCTCGGGGGACGTCAGAGCGGAGAGTGCCGCGTCAGGCTCGTTTGAAACAGCCTCCTCCGAAGCTCCTGACGCCACTGACAACTTCATGGACTGCCCGGAATCACCCACCACCATGCCGGACCCCTCTGCCGTGCCTCGGTCCCAGACCGCGCCGCCCAATATCGACACAGAAACCACATGCATGGACAAAGAATTACAATACACCGACATGAATCTAGGCAACAAAAGCGACTCGGAGGACGACGTTACTGTAGTGATGTCTGGCGACTGTACACCCAATATCGCCGAGGACGAGTTTCATTACATTACGACACATGAAATCCAGCTTTCCGAGTTAGACCATGATGTTGACTATGAGTTTGAGTCGGGATCCAGCTGGGAGATTGAGGACGACCACCAAGTTTACTCGTTTGTGGATTATGCCTCTTTTGACAGTGATGAAACGGCGGGGGAGGACGGAGCTTTAGCTCGACTGAAAGGCAATCAGGCAGCGGGTGCAAATAGGAGCCTAGCAGCCGTCAGCAGTCTGCCTGAAAGCGATCCGCGCGAGACGGACAAATGCGCCATCTCAGATGAGAGTCTGTCAAAGCACCAAAACGGCGCTGGGAACGCCGCAGGGCAGATCCACCTGTCAATCAAAGCCACTTCCCGCGCTATAAATGAGCCTAGCAACGGCCAAGAAAAGGAAAACATTCTTTATCATGCCGCGCATACTGGAGACATGAGTTTTTTCAGGAGCGCGGATACTAACTCGGATAAACTGGCTGAAAGCGCGAAATGTTACATAGCCCTCCCCAGCCGCCTGCACTTTGGTAGAAAATTGAAAGGCAAAGATGCTCACGACTACTCCAGTGGCGCGTCCAGCGCGGTCAGTGAGCTGGACGACGCAGATAAGGAAGTGCGTAACTTGACTGCCCGCGCGTTTAAGAGCCTGGCTTACCCCTATTTTGATACAATAAATTTCAGCACCTCCAGTGAGTCCTCGCTCTCCGAGGGCATTAACAGGTGGTCCACGTTTGTTGACCTTAAGTATGGCAACGTGAACATGACAAAGGGACGTCATTCAAACCTGATGTCCCATAAAAGCACATCAAACTTTAAACTGGGCCAGCATCAAGACAGTAAGGGCATTGCCGGGATGACACTCGCCAGTATGAGAGCGCCCCCGGTCGAGGTTTTTGCGCTGAATGGCAATCTCGTTGACCCCAAAAACGCAGCATCTGCTAGGAAAAAAATCGAACTGATGCAGAAACTCGGCCAGGGCAAAGGCGGCGTGATTACGCTCACGGAAACACTGAATTTTCACTGCAACGTTCAGTCGGAGATGTCGGGAAGTGAAAGGCGCGCGAAATTTGCGCAAAATGCAGCCGGATCACGTTCCACAGATGAAGTTACCAACACCTTGCCAAGCGGCCAGGGGAGAGCGGCCAGCCAGCAAGCCTGCAATGCGGGGGAAACCATGGAAGGCACACACAAGAAAGCAATATTCGCATCGAGCCTTCTCAAAAATGTCATTTCTAAGAAAATGCAATTTGAGCAGGAGCGCaagatggagaggggggagatCCGCGAGCAGTTCCGAGGCTCGTCTCCCTGTGTTTCGTGTTATGAGAACGAAAACCCGAAAACGGAAAAAACTTCCCGGGGCTTGCAGAGACAAGGCTCGAGACACTCTGAAGGAGATTCGGACTATACCATCGTTTGTTTAGATGACCTGGGCGACATAGTGGACAGTAGTTCGTGCGATGCCAAGGACGACAACCGCAGAGATGCCACCTTAACTCTTGCATCAGAAACGAATTTAGAATCGACAAATGAAGCAGGAATCGATACTAAAAAAGGAGCATTCGAAGCGTCCAAAAGCACGCTGCTTCGAAGCCAAAATAGCGCATTCAGATCCTGGAGGGACGGCGAGCTAGAGTTTCAAAAGGAACATAAAAACGATAAAACGCCGGAGGGGAAGCTGCTACCGCCTCACGACAACTTGGGAGAAACGGACTTAGACGGGGATTCGGGCAAGAGCAAGCTCACTAAAATGTCGCATTTGTTTCTGCCAAGTATCCAAGTGGTGTCGAATGAGGGTGAACTTTGTAAAGGTCTCCCGAATGTGAATTATTCACTGGGAGAGGGCGGAGGGCTGGGACGTCGCCCTTCCGACAATACCCTCTTTGTCCCAGACAACGCACGGAGTGTGGTAACGTCGAAGTCACCCGAAATCAAGATAAGTTTACGGAGCGTCAAAGACAGCAAAAGCGACCCGTTCAACATCGCCAAGCTGCTAACGCCCAATATAGGCTGCAACGCAGTCAACCTTATCAAGACATCTGACGACTCCAAATGCCAAGCGCTTGCCGCGGTGCTAAAGGGGGAGCCGTCCGACAAAGTGCCTCACTTCACGGTCAGAGACATTAGAGACAACAAGGGTAAGCTCCAGACTCCTATCCACCAAGTTAGGGACGTGCGCAAATTGGTGAAAAGCTCATATCACTTTGTTTCTTTGGATAATAACGAGAGCAAGTCTGCTGTCGCGGGTCTTGACCTTAACACAGAGCAAAAGACATTCAAACAGAGTCCATATCGCAATCCGGCATCACTTTCCCCCATAGTTATAAAATGTCAGTCAGTGAATACAAATAGCAGTGTTAGGCAATCTGGAAATTTAATCGAGGTTTCTAAACGTAGACTTGGAGAAGATATACAGGAGTTAGACAGGTCCTCTCCTCAATTACCGATAGAGGGCGCCAGAAACGGCACGACACTTGTGCAGAGACCCACGAGCAGAGCTTACTCCGTCAACACAAAACAAGCAAGAGGCGAGCCGTCTGACGGAACCGGCGGCCTGAACATTGAGACCAGAACCGGGATGAGGAGACAGGAGAAAGCCAGCGAGGCTGGGGAGAAGAAGCCAGAGAACAAGATGGCCAACCAAGCCGCTCTGGAGAAGCTGCAGGCCGCCGTGAAGACCATGGAGCAGCTGTACGTGTTCGACCGCAACGAGTGGAAGAGACGGGCCGAGCCGCTGTCCCAGCCCCTCATGGACAGCCACGTGCTGTCACTCATCACCAGCGAGGAGCAGGGCCCCGCCCCCGCCACCGAGGATGCTGGGAGTGCCGCCGTGCTCGCCGCCATGGCAACAGCAGGCAGCAATGCAGACAAGCCGGCGCCGAGGGACTCGTACTCCAACGTGGACAAAAGCCCCGCCCCCGCTGCGTCCGCCTTCTCTCCGTTCCTGGCCGAGAGGAACGGGCACCTGACGCCCGGCCAGAGGGCCGTTCCCACGGTCACCACGTCCAGCGCGGTGCGTGCCCCTCAGACGCCCTCCTCCATGCCGCCGGCCGCCCACACGCCCAAGGGCTTCGTGCCCATCTCGGCCAAGCTGCCCGTCTCGCTGAAGATCTCGCAGGCGCGCCGGGCGTCCGAGGAGCGCAGCAGCGACGCCGACCGGTCCCTGGGGGGCACCCAGAGCTCCACGGGCGAGTCCGAGAACTACCTGACCATCCCCGTCAAGCCGCAGGCCAGACCCGGCGTGGCGGTTGCCGCGAGCAACAGCATCGGCAGCAGCGGCGGCCGGGAGAAGTCCGTCTACACGTTCACCTCCTCGTCCGCCGCACCGTCCGGCGGCGCCAAGCCACAGCGGCACGCGTCCAGCCCCCCAGCCCACCTGCCGCACGGGGCCTCTCGCCGGCACGCCCAGGGGTCTCGCCAGTCTCCGCGCCGCACCGCTGTCGTCATGGAGACGCGCTCGCCGGACACGCCGCCCACCGCCACCATCTACCACCACTCGGTCCCCATGGCGACGGCTCAGCCGCAGGTCATCTGCTTCTCCCCCTCCGTCCAGCACGCGCCGGTCGGCATGGCGACGGTGGAGGCCTTCGGGGGA
It encodes:
- the c24h4orf54 gene encoding LOW QUALITY PROTEIN: uncharacterized protein C4orf54 homolog (The sequence of the model RefSeq protein was modified relative to this genomic sequence to represent the inferred CDS: inserted 1 base in 1 codon), whose translation is MEASEKTLIYQEDADPVRKLMTNTYLNTTTGPEEGEYVDLNNLLDVKVGDMKTVKVTFTGEGGQLAIYKSSSVSNGSPSMNNASGEVEDSGKSADPATIGSKSINHQSSGDVRAESAASGSFETASSEAPDATDNFMDCPESPTTMPDPSAVPRSQTAPPNIDTETTCMDKELQYTDMNLGNKSDSEDDVTVVMSGDCTPNIAEDEFHYITTHEIQLSELDHDVDYEFESGSSWEIEDDHQVYSFVDYASFDSDETAGEDGALARLKGNQAAGANRSLAAVSSLPESDPRETDKCAISDESLSKHQNGAGNAAGQIHLSIKATSRAINEPSNGQEKENILYHAAHTGDMSFFRSADTNSDKLAESAKCYIALPSRLHFGRKLKGKDAHDYSSGASSAVSELDDADKEVRNLTARAFKSLAYPYFDTINFSTSSESSLSEGINRWSTFVDLKYGNVNMTKGRHSNLMSHKSTSNFKLGQHQDSKGIAGMTLASMRAPPVEVFALNGNLVDPKNAASARKKIELMQKLGQGKGGVITLTETLNFHCNVQSEMSGSERRAKFAQNAAGSRSTDEVTNTLPSGQGRAASQQACNAGETMEGTHKKAIFASSLLKNVISKKMQFEQERKMERGEIREQFRGSSPCVSCYENENPKTEKTSRGLQRQGSRHSEGDSDYTIVCLDDLGDIVDSSSCDAKDDNRRDATLTLASETNLESTNEAGIDTKKGAFEASKSTLLRSQNSAFRSWRDGELEFQKEHKNDKTPEGKLLPPHDNLGETDLDGDSGKSKLTKMSHLFLPSIQVVSNEGELCKGLPNVNYSLGEGGGLGRRPSDNTLFVPDNARSVVTSKSPEIKISLRSVKDSKSDPFNIAKLLTPNIGCNAVNLIKTSDDSKCQALAAVLKGEPSDKVPHFTVRDIRDNKGKLQTPIHQVRDVRKLVKSSYHFVSLDNNESKSAVAGLDLNTEQKTFKQSPYRNPASLSPIVIKCQSVNTNSSVRQSGNLIEVSKRRLGEDIQELDRSSPQLPIEGARNGTTLVQRPTSRAYSVNTKQARGEPSDGTGGLNIETRTGMRRQEKASEAGEKKPENKMANQAALEKLQAAVKTMEQLYVFDRNEWKRRAEPLSQPLMDSHVLSLITSEEQGPAPATEDAGSAAVLAAMATAGSNADKPAPRDSYSNVDKSPAPAASAFSPFLAERNGHLTPGQRAVPTVTTSSAVRAPQTPSSMPPAAHTPKGFVPISAKLPVSLKISQARRASEERSSDADRSLGGTQSSTGESENYLTIPVKPQARPGVAVAASNSIGSSGGREKSVYTFTSSSAAPSGGAKPQRHASSPPAHLPHGASRRHAQGSRQSPRRTAVVMETRSPDTPPTATIYHHSVPMATAQPQVICFSPSVQHAPVGMATVEAFGGHTQRKMLLDPTTGSYYLVDTPVASAATRRLFDPETGQYVDVPLPPAAPPPPPQVMTPVPLPMSPXLSPKPGTGWQLPYVFYPGFMPSPTLISARMPSQMSVQGGEVGLDERRIYMESPYYVPTGARAGYGQQQGQQQGAGGGGKQPVISIMSQQGPRIIAPPSFDGTTMSFVVEHR